The following are encoded in a window of Amaranthus tricolor cultivar Red isolate AtriRed21 chromosome 2, ASM2621246v1, whole genome shotgun sequence genomic DNA:
- the LOC130806410 gene encoding 60S ribosomal protein L8-1-like yields the protein MGRVIRAQRKGAGSVFKAHTHHRKGAAKFRTLDFGERNGYTKGVVTDIIHDPGRGAPLAKVTFRHPFRYKHQKELFVAAEGMYTGQFVYCGKKATLMVGNVLPLRSMPEGTVVCNVEHHVGDRGVLARASGDYAIVISHNPDHDTTRIKLPSGSKKIVPSGCRAMIGQVAGGGRTEKPLLKAGNAYHKFRVKRNCWPKVRGVAMNPVEHPHGGGNHQHIGHASTVRRDAPPGQKVGLIAARRTGRLRGQAAATASKSD from the exons ATGGGAAGAGTAATCAGAGCTCAACGTAAGGGTGCTGGTTCCGTCTTCAAAGCCCACACTCATCACCGCAAGGGAGCAGCCAAATTCCGTACCCTAGATTTCGGTGAACGCAATGGTTACACAAAAGGTGTAGTTACTGATATCATTCATGATCCAGGTCGTGGTGCTCCATTAGCTAAGGTGACATTTAGGCATCCATTCCGTTACAAGCATCAGAAGGAATTATTTGTTGCTGCCGAGGGTATGTATACTGggcaatttgtttattgtggAAAGAAAGCTACTTTAATGGTTGGAAATGTTCTTCCTTTGAGATCTATGCCTGAAGGAACCGTTGTTTGTAATGTTGAACATCATGTTGGTGATCGTGGTGTTCTTGCACGTGCTTCTGGAGATTATGCTATTGTTATCTCCCACAATCCTGATCATGACACCACTAG GATCAAGCTCCCATCTGGTTCCAAGAAGATTGTGCCGAGTGGTTGCCGTGCGATGATTGGGCAAGTCGCTGGTGGAGGACGTACTGAGAAGCCTCTTCTCAAGGCTGGTAATGCTTACCACAAATTCAGGGTCAAGAGAAACTGCTGGCCCAAGGTTCGTGGTGTTGCTATGAACCCAGTTGAGCATCCTCATGGAGGAGGTAACCACCAGCATATTGGTCACGCCAGTACTGTCCGCAGAGATGCTCCACCTGGGCAAAAGGTTGGTCTCATTGCCGCCAGGAGGACTGGTCGTCTCCGTGGTCAAGCTGCTGCCACTGCTTCTAAGAGTGATTAG